From the Paenibacillus sp. MMS20-IR301 genome, the window TGCTGGTCTTTCCGTTTGTGCAGAAGTATTTTGTCAGCGGGATCACGATTGGTGCAGTGAAGGGATGATATAGATTCCGGCCGGGCCGGGGTTTATATAGATGCTTATCAGAATATAAGGAGGCATTAGCATGAAAGGGTTCAAAAGAAAGGGTCTTACGTTATTAAGCGGGGTATTGTTACTGTCAATGGCTCTTACAGCCTGCGGGGGAAATAATAATTCAGAGAGCGCGGCAACGAACGCACCTGCTGATCCGGCCGCTGCTACACCAGCCGCCACGGAAGCGGGCGGTACACCTGATCATTCCAAAGAAGTGAAGCTTGTAGGTTATCTGTTGGGTGAAGCCCCTAAGGGAATGCCGGAGGTTATGGCAGCGGTCAATGAGAAGCTGAAGAAGGATATCAATGCCACGCTGGAAATCAATTATATCGGCTGGGGAGATGTAGCATCCAAATACCCCCTGATTCTGGCTTCCGGACAGGATGTTGATTTCGTGTTTGCTGCGGACTGGAACTTCTATGTCTCAGAGTCCAACAAGGGCTCATTCCTTGAGCTGAACGAAGATATGATTAAGAGCAACATGCCCAAATATTATGCCAATCAGGATCCGGCGGCTTACCAGGCGGCACAGGTCAACGGCAAGCAGTATATGATTCCAACGACCACCCCGGACCGGAAGGTCAATGTTATCGTGCTCCGCAAGGATATTATGGACCAGGCGGGACTGGTGAATCCGACGAAAATCTCCGAGCTGGAACCCTATCTGGCTGCTGTCAAACAAAGCCATCCCGATATGATTCCGCTGAATCTGGATTCACAGTATGATCTCCCGACCCCGTTCGGCGCGCTGGCCAGCGAGAAATTTGCTTACCCCGGGGCGCCAATGGACTCCGGTGATCCGTCTTCTGTAGGTGTGTTTACGGATAACGAAGATCCTGCAGGCAAAGTGTTAAGCATCACGGATGAGCCTGTGCAGGGCGCATTCAAATATGCGGCAGATACGATGAAGCGATGGTACGATGCCGGTTATATCAACAAGAACCCGTATTCTAACAAGGTCCGCTCCAAGGATAATTTCGTGGAAGGAAAAGCAGGCATTGCCTTCGGCAATTCCATAGATATTCAAGCTACTCTGGCCGCTTGTGCGCAAAAAGGCATTGAAACGTATGTGATGCCGGTGCTCTCCCCGACGGGACATGCTCCCACCAGCAGCTGGTTGAACAATGGCGTTGCCATTGCTGCGAATACACCGAATGCGGAACGTGCGCTGCAGGCCCTGGACCTGATTATGCAGGATGAATCCTATGTATATTTAACCTACTACGGCATCGAAGGCAAGAATTACGCAGTGACTGCAGACGGTAAGCTGACGCTTCCAGAAGGGGTTACGGCTGAGACCAATACGTATCCTGCTGATGCCGCCGGTTTCTGGTTCGTCAATAAGGATTACTTCAAACCAAGCGTTTCCTGGACTGACTCCTACATCGAATTGAACAGCCGGATTAAAGACTTCCTGGCTCCGGTGCCTTATCTGGGCTTCTCCTTTAACTCAGAAAAAGTAAAATCGGAAATCGCCAATCTCAAAAATGTGTCATCGCAATACTTCCTTCCGATTACCATCGGAGCCGTAAAGGATGTTGATAAAGCATTCGCCACGCTGAATGACAAGCTCAAGGCTGCAGGCATTGACAAAGTGAAAGCGGAGGTTGAGGCTCAGACAAGCGCATTCCTGTCAGCGAAGTAATCTGCTAATCTTTTATCCCAGTTCACTCTGTGAATAATTCAGCTTGTATTCCTTGGGGCTCATGCCTGTATATTTGGAGAATACATGGGTGAAATAGGCGGGCGTTTCGATCCCTACAGCCTCCGCAACCTCGAACACTTTGCTTGCCGGATTGCGGAGCAGCTTCTTGGCCATTTCGATCCGGTACTTATTGATGACGTCGATGATTGACTCACCGGTAACTTTTTTGTACAGGCGGCTGAGGTAGCTGCTGTTGATATGGATATGATCGGCAATGATCTGCAGGCTCAGATCCTGGTTGTAATGCTCCCTGATGAATTTCTGGCATTCAATAACGATGTAATTCGGCTGCTGGTCATTAAAGGCTGCGGCTCTGGAGCAGCTATGAATCAGGCGCTTCAGAATGCCGGCCAGCAGCTGAATGCTCTTGCTCTCCTGGATTTGCTTATACACCGCAGACTGGCTCTCCTCCAGCTCAGCGGCGAAGGGCTGGCTGGCACTCAGCAGGCGGAAGCAGTAGGAGCTGATCAGCAGGCAGGCTACCTTTACATTCTCAATCGGCTCTTTCGTACGCTTGTAGTTCTCCAGCAGCTGCTCCAGCTGATAGACAGCCTGGCTGCTGTGCCCCTGCTGCAGATGCTCGGCAATTTGCTCTGCCGCATGGTGCGGGGGAGCGCCGGGCGTGAGCGTCCGGCTGGTATGAGGCATATAGACCGCGACATAATTATCATTATAAAAGCTGCCCTGCAGCGCCTCTCTGGCCTCCAGATAAGCTGTTGACAATGTCAGCAAATCCCGGTGGAGCAGGCTGATGCCAATATTGACATGGTACTGCCTGAAGTTCTCAGCCATGGCGAGAATTTCGCTGCTGATTGTGAGCAGTGTCTGTGTCATAACTGCGGCACTGCCGCTGCCCATGGAGACCAGGGCTAGCAGGGTGTTTTTCTCCATAGCCATAATATAGGAAGGATGTTCCCCTATGGCCAGGGTAAGGAACTGGCGGATGGCGGCCAGGAACCGGTGATAATCACCCGCGGGTGCTCCGGCAGGGCCCTGGGGTCCCGGAATATCCCTGACCTCCATATATACGGCGAAGTAATTGTCCAGCTGCAGTCCAAGCTCGCTTGAGCGGGTGACCAGGCTTCCTTCATCACTGATCAGGCCATAGACAGCTTCCTTCAGGAATTTCTCACTGATTTCAGACAGATTATCACTGATCTTGCTCTCGAGCTGCTTGACCTTCTGCTGTTGCTCCCGTTCCTTATCGAGCAGGAGGGTTGCTTTTTCAATAGCCCGGGGTATCTGTTCGGTAGGGTTGGTCTTGACTACAAAGTCGACTACTTCGTATTGAATCGCCGTTTGGGCATAGGAGAAGTCCGCGAAGGCCGTAAGGATAATTACCTTGATCTGCGGATAATGGTGATGCACATATTCCGACAGCGCAAGTCCATCCATCCCCGGCATACGGATATCCGTTACAATAATATCGATATCATGATAATCAAGCAGTTCTACAGCTTCCATACCATTGGATGCCTCGCAAATCACCTCACACCGGAGAACACTCCAGTCAATGAAGCACTGCAGTCCTTTTTTGATTACAGGCTCATCGTCCACAATCATGATGTTATACATATGTTAAATCCCCCTGATCTTTCGGTATATGCAGGGTAACCTTGGCCCCCGCCCCTGATGCACTCTCAATCTCGATCCCGTATGGCTCACCGTATATCAGCTTCGCCCGTTTATGCGTATTGATCAGGCCGATATTGTTATGGCCCTGCTTGCGCATGGTGCTGCTCTCGAAGGTGCTCCAGTTCCGCGGAACCTCCTCGAAGCCGATGCCGTTGTCCGTAATCTCGAAGTATACGGAATCATCCCGGCTGTAGATGCGGATGTGGATTACACCCTTGCCCAGCTTCTTCTCCACGCCGTGAACTACGGCATTCTCCACCAGCGGCTCAACGCTCAGCTTAGGTAGCAGCAGATCCAGCAGCGCTTCATCTTCAATCTGAATCGTGTACTCAATTTTGTCCTCGAACCGTTCCTTCTGCAGATAGAGATAGAATTTGATGAAATCCAGCTCCTGGCGGATCGGAATCTTCGCCAGGCTGTTTGAATAGATGCTCGCCTGCAGCAGCTCCGTAAGCGAGGTTACCATTTTGTAAACGGTCTCATCTCTGGATAATTTCGCCTTGTAGCCGATGGTAATCAAGGTATTGAACAGGAAATGGGGATTCATCTGGGCCTGCAGAAATTTGATCTCCGAATCCTTGACCAGCAGATGCTTCTCATACACTTCCTTAATCAGATAGTTGATTTCGTCCGTCATATTGTTGAAGGTGGTGCTCAGCAGATTCAGCTCCGCATCTCTATAGGTCGGCATCCTTGCGCTGTAATCCCCCTTCTTCACCTTGCGGATGCTCCGCAGCAGATCACGGACAATCCGGGTAAAGCGGACGGATAACAGGACACCTGCGGCAAGTGACACGACAGCAATCAGCGTGA encodes:
- a CDS encoding response regulator, with translation MYNIMIVDDEPVIKKGLQCFIDWSVLRCEVICEASNGMEAVELLDYHDIDIIVTDIRMPGMDGLALSEYVHHHYPQIKVIILTAFADFSYAQTAIQYEVVDFVVKTNPTEQIPRAIEKATLLLDKEREQQQKVKQLESKISDNLSEISEKFLKEAVYGLISDEGSLVTRSSELGLQLDNYFAVYMEVRDIPGPQGPAGAPAGDYHRFLAAIRQFLTLAIGEHPSYIMAMEKNTLLALVSMGSGSAAVMTQTLLTISSEILAMAENFRQYHVNIGISLLHRDLLTLSTAYLEAREALQGSFYNDNYVAVYMPHTSRTLTPGAPPHHAAEQIAEHLQQGHSSQAVYQLEQLLENYKRTKEPIENVKVACLLISSYCFRLLSASQPFAAELEESQSAVYKQIQESKSIQLLAGILKRLIHSCSRAAAFNDQQPNYIVIECQKFIREHYNQDLSLQIIADHIHINSSYLSRLYKKVTGESIIDVINKYRIEMAKKLLRNPASKVFEVAEAVGIETPAYFTHVFSKYTGMSPKEYKLNYSQSELG
- a CDS encoding extracellular solute-binding protein, yielding MKGFKRKGLTLLSGVLLLSMALTACGGNNNSESAATNAPADPAAATPAATEAGGTPDHSKEVKLVGYLLGEAPKGMPEVMAAVNEKLKKDINATLEINYIGWGDVASKYPLILASGQDVDFVFAADWNFYVSESNKGSFLELNEDMIKSNMPKYYANQDPAAYQAAQVNGKQYMIPTTTPDRKVNVIVLRKDIMDQAGLVNPTKISELEPYLAAVKQSHPDMIPLNLDSQYDLPTPFGALASEKFAYPGAPMDSGDPSSVGVFTDNEDPAGKVLSITDEPVQGAFKYAADTMKRWYDAGYINKNPYSNKVRSKDNFVEGKAGIAFGNSIDIQATLAACAQKGIETYVMPVLSPTGHAPTSSWLNNGVAIAANTPNAERALQALDLIMQDESYVYLTYYGIEGKNYAVTADGKLTLPEGVTAETNTYPADAAGFWFVNKDYFKPSVSWTDSYIELNSRIKDFLAPVPYLGFSFNSEKVKSEIANLKNVSSQYFLPITIGAVKDVDKAFATLNDKLKAAGIDKVKAEVEAQTSAFLSAK